The proteins below are encoded in one region of Enterobacteriaceae endosymbiont of Plateumaris consimilis:
- the rho gene encoding transcription termination factor Rho, which produces MNLTGLKNKLISDLLNLGKSINLENLARMRKQDIIFAILKQHSKIGEDIFGDGVLEILQDGFGFLRSSDSSYLAGPDDIYVSPSQIRRFNLRTGDTISGKIRPPKDGERYFALLKVNEVNYDKPENARSKILFENLTPLHANSRLSMERGNGSTEDLTARVLDLASPIGRGQRGLIVAPPKAGKTMLLQNIAQSIAYNHSECVLIVLLIDERPEEVTEMQRLVKGEVIASTFDEPASRHVQVSEMVIEKAKRLVEHKKDVVILLDSMTRLARAYNTIAPASGKVLTGGVDANALHRPKRFFGAARNVEEGGSLTIIATALIDTGSKMDDVIYEEFKGTGNMELHLSRKIAEKRVFPAIDYNRSGTRKEELLSSQEDLQRMWILRKIIHPMSEIDAMEFLINKLSMTKTNDEFFDMMKRS; this is translated from the coding sequence ATGAATCTTACCGGATTAAAAAATAAACTAATATCAGATCTACTTAATTTAGGAAAAAGTATCAATTTAGAAAATTTAGCTAGAATGCGTAAACAAGATATTATTTTTGCTATATTAAAACAACATTCTAAAATTGGAGAAGATATTTTTGGTGATGGAGTATTAGAAATATTACAAGATGGATTTGGATTTTTACGTTCATCTGATAGCTCTTATTTAGCAGGACCGGATGATATCTATGTATCTCCAAGTCAAATTAGACGTTTTAATTTACGTACAGGAGATACAATTTCAGGTAAGATACGTCCTCCAAAGGACGGAGAAAGATATTTTGCTTTGTTAAAAGTTAATGAAGTTAATTACGATAAACCTGAAAATGCTCGTAGTAAAATTCTTTTTGAAAATTTAACTCCATTACATGCTAATTCTCGTTTAAGTATGGAACGAGGTAATGGGTCTACAGAAGATTTAACAGCTCGTGTTTTAGATCTAGCTTCACCTATTGGAAGAGGTCAAAGAGGATTAATTGTAGCTCCACCTAAAGCAGGAAAAACTATGTTATTGCAAAATATAGCACAAAGCATAGCTTATAATCATTCAGAATGTGTACTAATAGTATTATTGATTGATGAACGTCCTGAAGAAGTAACCGAAATGCAAAGATTGGTTAAAGGAGAAGTTATTGCATCAACTTTTGATGAACCTGCATCTAGACATGTTCAAGTATCAGAGATGGTTATCGAAAAAGCCAAAAGATTAGTTGAACATAAAAAAGATGTTGTAATTTTATTAGATTCAATGACTCGTTTAGCTAGAGCTTATAATACTATTGCTCCTGCTTCAGGTAAAGTGTTAACAGGTGGTGTAGATGCTAATGCTCTTCATCGTCCTAAACGTTTTTTTGGTGCTGCAAGAAATGTTGAAGAAGGTGGTAGTTTAACTATAATAGCAACAGCATTAATTGATACTGGATCTAAAATGGATGATGTAATTTATGAAGAATTTAAAGGTACAGGTAATATGGAATTACATTTATCACGTAAAATAGCTGAAAAAAGAGTTTTTCCTGCTATTGATTATAATCGTTCTGGAACTAGAAAAGAAGAATTATTAAGTTCTCAAGAAGATTTACAAAGAATGTGGATTTTAAGAAAAATTATTCATCCTATGAGTGAAATTGATGCTATGGAATTTCTTATAAATAAATTATCTATGACTAAAACAAATGATGAATTTTTTGATATGATGAAAAGATCATAA